TCCCTCTAATTACTTCAAGAGTTATGATTTCATATGGACGAATCCTTCAAGACTTGACAAGGACGCATTGGTAATACTGGCCTCCTTCTCTGGAAATACCGAAGATACTGCGGCAGCACTTAGATTTGCCAACGAAAAGGGAGCGACAACAATTTCATTTACAAGCAAACCCGACAGCATTTTGGCAAGGGAAGCTGACGAATCGATAGTCTACGATTCTAATGGACTGTTTATACTTCCACTCGCCGGAGCCTTCATTTTCAGTCTTGAAATGGCCAGGCTAAAAGGGAGAGACGTTTCGAAGTTATACGAGCAGATAAAGATAATGCCTGAGCTGCTGGGCAGAATATACAAGGAAGAGGAATCAAGAGCTTACAGACTAGCCAGGAAGTACCAGGAGAGTGATCTCTTTTACGTGTTAGCAAGCGGAGCGGCCTACGCTATAGGCTATAAGTTCGGACTGACTGTCTTCATGGAAAACATGAGAGTCAATGCTTCATTCATGGAAACGTCGGAATTCAGGCACGGACCTGCAGAAATGCTGGACGGTCACAAGCCCTTAATGGTCTTCCTTGTGGGGAGCGACGAATCTAGAGACATGAGCGAACGGGTCATGAAAATCGCTGAATCTAACGGTGCAGAGATAATACGCTTTGATGTGAAGGATTATGGCGACTTCGATCCACTCTTCGCCCCCTTCCTTCTGATGATCCCTCTCCAGTGGTTCGCAGTATATTCGGCGTACTACAGGGGCATCTTCGATCTCGATGAGAGGGTCCTTATGGGAAGAGGAAAGATGTCAACGGGTAATCAAATAACCTGGCCATGATTTTTTTCATAACAGGGAGGATTGAAGGCAGATGAGATTCGAGAATGTACTGGTTGTTGATCCTATCGATGGAGAGTTTGTAGGAAGTGTTGAAACTGAAGAAAACGTAATCTCGAGAATTGAGCGAATTCAAGGGGCTCAAGAATTCGAGAGAATACTGATGCCGGGATATGTCGATCCTCACACTCATGGCTCAGTAGGTGTGGACACTCTTTCCATGAATCAAAAAGATCTAGAAAAGTGGGAGAACTTCCTTTACACTCAGGGAGTAACTTATTTCCTGCCTACTACTATGTCATCGACTCCTTCGGCAATCCTTTCTCCTGCTAGAGTAGTAAGAGATTACATAAAGAATAACAGTATGACTTCAGTTGGGGGCATTCACTATGAAGGCCCCTACCTGAGTCTGAAAAGAAAGGGAGCTCAGAATCCAGAACTCATTCGAAGCATAGACCTTAAGGAAATTGAGGAGACGCTAATCGAATCGGTGAAGCTCATTACTATGGCCCCGGAGCTCGAGGGATTCTCACACGCGCAAGAACTGATACAGAAGCGCGGTATAACTCTTTCGTTGGGACATACCGATGCAACTTACGAAGACATGGAGAAAGCATATAACCAAGGCTGCGATAGAATAACCCACTTTCCAAACGGGATGAACACTCTTCATCATAGGGAACTGGGCTGCGTTGGAGCTGTTCTTTCGCTGCCTTTTTCGGTAGAGATGATAATTGACGGAATTCACTCTTTGCCGGGTTTTGTGAAGCTAATCTTCGGAATAAAGGGCCCGAAGAAGATTATGATAGTCACCGATACTATAGATGCGACAGCCATGCCCGATGGAGAGTATGAACTGGGCGGACAGAAGGTCATTCTGAAAAATGGAAGACCTACTCTTGAGGACGGAACAATTGCCGCGGCCGTACTTGTCTTCAGCGGAGCTGTAAGAAATTTCAGAGAATTCACAGGATGCTCACTGAAGGAGCTTGCAATGGTATCCTCCCTCAATTCTCTGAATTCTATTGGCATAAAGGATCGCGGAAGAATCTCCGAGGGTTATCGCGCAGATATGGTATTACTGGATGAAAATCTTTGTGTTAGGGAAACCATTCTGAATGGGAAGACAGTGTTTCAATCCTGAGTAGGATTTCTTTCTACCCAGTAATGGAGGGGTCGTGTGGAGCCAATTAAAGTGTACATCGTTGACAACGGTACGGCGGAGATCAAGACATTATCTGAACGGATTTCAAAGCTGAGATGGAACATGCACGTGGAGACGGTTTCAGAAGATCCCTTTGTCGGAGAAACCTCGAGGTCCAATCAATTCTATACACTGAACAAATATCTAAAGAGCAAGTATGAAGGTTTCTCCAGCTTGATTGACGACATGATCTTTCTCGTAAGCCTTGACGATCCTTTGAGGCCCGGTAGAATAGTCGAAGCCAATAACAGCGTGGTTCAGAAGCTTGGATTTTCTTACGAAGAGCTTCTTGAGATGAGTTTTTATTCGGTGGCTGGCGATCTTGATAATGAGATGAAGAAGATCAGAGCAGATCTTCAAATAAAGGGAATGTGTACGACGGATTCATTTCTTACGATGAAGAGTGGCGAGAAGCTTCAAGTTGAGATTTGCCTGAAGGTTCTCGACTTGCAGAACTCCATAGTAACAATGGTTGTGGCTCGAGACACAGGCGCCTACCGGAAGATAGCGGCAGAGCTTCAGTGGAGAGAGAATTTCGAACGGGTCATTTCAGAGGTTTCCGGAG
This is a stretch of genomic DNA from Mesotoga sp. BH458_6_3_2_1. It encodes these proteins:
- a CDS encoding SIS domain-containing protein, producing the protein MFGLTLEDFLTDAKQSVLFTAPSLEKDLSAFLEEHTERIKNLAKTALDKGYKQIYWVGSGNSWCNLYSGDYILNKMTDLPSNYFKSYDFIWTNPSRLDKDALVILASFSGNTEDTAAALRFANEKGATTISFTSKPDSILAREADESIVYDSNGLFILPLAGAFIFSLEMARLKGRDVSKLYEQIKIMPELLGRIYKEEESRAYRLARKYQESDLFYVLASGAAYAIGYKFGLTVFMENMRVNASFMETSEFRHGPAEMLDGHKPLMVFLVGSDESRDMSERVMKIAESNGAEIIRFDVKDYGDFDPLFAPFLLMIPLQWFAVYSAYYRGIFDLDERVLMGRGKMSTGNQITWP
- the nagA gene encoding N-acetylglucosamine-6-phosphate deacetylase; its protein translation is MRFENVLVVDPIDGEFVGSVETEENVISRIERIQGAQEFERILMPGYVDPHTHGSVGVDTLSMNQKDLEKWENFLYTQGVTYFLPTTMSSTPSAILSPARVVRDYIKNNSMTSVGGIHYEGPYLSLKRKGAQNPELIRSIDLKEIEETLIESVKLITMAPELEGFSHAQELIQKRGITLSLGHTDATYEDMEKAYNQGCDRITHFPNGMNTLHHRELGCVGAVLSLPFSVEMIIDGIHSLPGFVKLIFGIKGPKKIMIVTDTIDATAMPDGEYELGGQKVILKNGRPTLEDGTIAAAVLVFSGAVRNFREFTGCSLKELAMVSSLNSLNSIGIKDRGRISEGYRADMVLLDENLCVRETILNGKTVFQS
- a CDS encoding GAF domain-containing protein produces the protein MEPIKVYIVDNGTAEIKTLSERISKLRWNMHVETVSEDPFVGETSRSNQFYTLNKYLKSKYEGFSSLIDDMIFLVSLDDPLRPGRIVEANNSVVQKLGFSYEELLEMSFYSVAGDLDNEMKKIRADLQIKGMCTTDSFLTMKSGEKLQVEICLKVLDLQNSIVTMVVARDTGAYRKIAAELQWRENFERVISEVSGALKEYENIDDAIEKALGQLGMLTSADRSNVFLLDYRTNSTRNTHEWCREGVMSAKPHLQNMPFDDFSWWMKEMKKGGVHSYVVSDLPEEASREAEVLSQLGIVSLVVIPIFSRQRPVGFVGLERLNGQFDWSRADIELLEVFAGLISGVIEYSRFM